A genome region from Physeter macrocephalus isolate SW-GA chromosome 4, ASM283717v5, whole genome shotgun sequence includes the following:
- the ETV3L gene encoding ETS translocation variant 3-like protein isoform X2 translates to MHCSCLAEGHPAIASRNFWISGLAFPDWAYKAESSPGSRQIQLWHFILELLQKEEFRHVIAWQQGEYGEFVIKDPDEVARLWGRRKCKPQMNYDKLSRALRYYYNKRILHKTKGKRFTYKFNFSKLIVVNYPLWELQAPPSLHLLLGAPALFRPALVPMGVQSELLHSMLFTHRAMAEQLAGQRTPQGPPEASGDKKGSGSIVHRLGSVPAPCRLSPCCHLGSPQDEPPSFASFTPPLPPPVPSDWPHLSGPLLPPVPARQHFPGSSMPDTLLPGPARAPVARHFPGLPLLAGLAQGAGERLWLSSLRPEGLEVKPDPTMDPRQGFSSERQEPHIVEESPVSPSMENFKAVWPLDPP, encoded by the exons ATGCACTGCAGCTGCCTGGCTGAGGGCCACCCTGCCATCGCCTCCCGTAACTTCTGGATCTCAG GCCTGGCCTTCCCCGACTGGGCCTACAAAGCCGAGTCGTCCCCGGGCTCCCGGCAGATCCAGCTGTGGCACTTCATCCTGGAGCTGCTACAGAAGGAGGAGTTCCGCCATGTCATCGCCTGGCAGCAGGGAGAGTACGGGGAGTTTGTCATCAAGGATCCAGATGAGGTGGCCCGCCTCTGGGGCCGCAGGAAGTGCAAACCACAGATGAATTATGACAAGCTGAGCCGGGCCCTCAG ATATTACTACAATAAGAGGATCCTGCACAAGACCAAAGGCAAAAGGTTCACGTACAAGTTCAACTTCAGCAAGCTCATCGTAGTCAACTACCCTCTGTGGGAGTTGCAGGCACCGCCATCCCTCCACTTGCTGCTGGGGGCCCCTGCTCTGTTTCGACCAGCCCTGGTGCCCATGGGTGTACAGAGTGAG ctcctgcaTAGCATGCTGTTCACCCATCGGGCCATGGCAGAGCAGCTGGCTGGGCAGCGGACCCCTCAAGGACCACCAGAGGCCTCCGGGGACAAGAAGGGAAGCGGCAGCATTGTCCACC gaCTTGGCTCTGTCCCAGCCCCGTGCCGGCTCAGCCCTTGCTGCCATCTGGGGAGCCCCCAAGACGAGCCTCCCAGTTTTGCCTCCTtcacccctcccctgccaccccctgtcCCCTCTGACTGGCCCCACCTCTCAGGGCCTCTTTTGCCCCCTGTCCCCGCAAGGCAGCACTTCCCAGGGTCTTCCATGCCAGACACCCTGCTCCCAGGACCCGCACGGGCCCCAGTGGCCCGGCATTTtccaggccttcctctgttggcCGGGCTGGcgcagggggctggggagaggctcTGGCTCTCAAGCCTGAGGCCCGAGGGGCTGGAGGTAAAGCCTGATCCCACGATGGATCCCAGGCAGGGCTTCTCCTCAGAGAGGCAGGAACCCCACATTGTAGAGGAAAGTCCTGTGTCCCCCAGTATGGAGAACTTCAAAGCAGTGTGGCCCTTGGATCCTCCTTAA
- the ETV3L gene encoding ETS translocation variant 3-like protein isoform X1: protein MHCSCLAEGHPAIASRNFWISGEPPPGVPAVLQQCPRGLGSSGAALTALSAPGLAFPDWAYKAESSPGSRQIQLWHFILELLQKEEFRHVIAWQQGEYGEFVIKDPDEVARLWGRRKCKPQMNYDKLSRALRYYYNKRILHKTKGKRFTYKFNFSKLIVVNYPLWELQAPPSLHLLLGAPALFRPALVPMGVQSELLHSMLFTHRAMAEQLAGQRTPQGPPEASGDKKGSGSIVHRLGSVPAPCRLSPCCHLGSPQDEPPSFASFTPPLPPPVPSDWPHLSGPLLPPVPARQHFPGSSMPDTLLPGPARAPVARHFPGLPLLAGLAQGAGERLWLSSLRPEGLEVKPDPTMDPRQGFSSERQEPHIVEESPVSPSMENFKAVWPLDPP, encoded by the exons ATGCACTGCAGCTGCCTGGCTGAGGGCCACCCTGCCATCGCCTCCCGTAACTTCTGGATCTCAGGTGAGCCTCCGCCAGGTGTCCCAGCTGTGCTCCAGCAGTGCCCCAGAGGCCTCGGGAGCAGTGGGGCGGCTCTCACTGCCCTCTCCGCCCCAGGCCTGGCCTTCCCCGACTGGGCCTACAAAGCCGAGTCGTCCCCGGGCTCCCGGCAGATCCAGCTGTGGCACTTCATCCTGGAGCTGCTACAGAAGGAGGAGTTCCGCCATGTCATCGCCTGGCAGCAGGGAGAGTACGGGGAGTTTGTCATCAAGGATCCAGATGAGGTGGCCCGCCTCTGGGGCCGCAGGAAGTGCAAACCACAGATGAATTATGACAAGCTGAGCCGGGCCCTCAG ATATTACTACAATAAGAGGATCCTGCACAAGACCAAAGGCAAAAGGTTCACGTACAAGTTCAACTTCAGCAAGCTCATCGTAGTCAACTACCCTCTGTGGGAGTTGCAGGCACCGCCATCCCTCCACTTGCTGCTGGGGGCCCCTGCTCTGTTTCGACCAGCCCTGGTGCCCATGGGTGTACAGAGTGAG ctcctgcaTAGCATGCTGTTCACCCATCGGGCCATGGCAGAGCAGCTGGCTGGGCAGCGGACCCCTCAAGGACCACCAGAGGCCTCCGGGGACAAGAAGGGAAGCGGCAGCATTGTCCACC gaCTTGGCTCTGTCCCAGCCCCGTGCCGGCTCAGCCCTTGCTGCCATCTGGGGAGCCCCCAAGACGAGCCTCCCAGTTTTGCCTCCTtcacccctcccctgccaccccctgtcCCCTCTGACTGGCCCCACCTCTCAGGGCCTCTTTTGCCCCCTGTCCCCGCAAGGCAGCACTTCCCAGGGTCTTCCATGCCAGACACCCTGCTCCCAGGACCCGCACGGGCCCCAGTGGCCCGGCATTTtccaggccttcctctgttggcCGGGCTGGcgcagggggctggggagaggctcTGGCTCTCAAGCCTGAGGCCCGAGGGGCTGGAGGTAAAGCCTGATCCCACGATGGATCCCAGGCAGGGCTTCTCCTCAGAGAGGCAGGAACCCCACATTGTAGAGGAAAGTCCTGTGTCCCCCAGTATGGAGAACTTCAAAGCAGTGTGGCCCTTGGATCCTCCTTAA